The proteins below are encoded in one region of Rhodothermales bacterium:
- a CDS encoding sulfatase, with amino-acid sequence MKDRSIFLFLATALVAGLTSCTTETGETTGTVVERRPNILLAISDDQGHIHAGPYGFAPVRTPTLDRLAEQGVLFNNAFVASPMCTVARASMFTGRNPWENGEAGQHGSHFPATLVSYVDLLEEAGYAVGYTGKSWSPGNWEITGRSRNPGGPEFNDIKLDPKPYTGLFDSDYTRNFQAFLEQKSPDQPFAFVYGAKEPHGPYEKGSGLRAGYTTDGLTLTENFEDKSEEVKRDLLDYFLEIEWFDTHLGQMIDILHERGEFENTLVLVTGDNGSPVPGGKGDLYDLGVHVPLVATWPAKIKPDRVVDDLVSQIDFAPTFLEMAGVEVPAAVTGRSFLDLLLADDNGRLDPSREYVLAGQEKGGHQRNDHLGYPMRSIRTHDYLYIRNFRPERWPRGNAPKPGQETQLDRWRVRRPAEELYKVSEDLFCLNNLAEDATHADALAELRDALEQNLRAQNDPRVLGYGDIYESFPRYMSFKPELQGFKERGEYNPDYLMEIPPEIFVSELYYQALARKNEQPR; translated from the coding sequence ATGAAAGACCGATCGATATTTCTTTTCCTGGCAACAGCCCTCGTTGCCGGACTGACAAGCTGTACAACTGAAACCGGCGAAACTACCGGCACCGTTGTGGAACGGCGGCCGAACATCCTGTTGGCAATTTCGGACGACCAGGGCCACATCCATGCGGGACCCTACGGGTTCGCACCGGTCAGGACTCCGACACTCGATCGCCTGGCGGAACAAGGCGTTCTATTCAATAACGCGTTTGTTGCAAGCCCGATGTGTACCGTTGCGCGCGCCTCGATGTTCACGGGACGAAATCCATGGGAAAACGGTGAGGCTGGTCAACATGGCAGCCACTTCCCCGCGACGTTGGTGAGTTACGTCGATCTGCTGGAGGAAGCCGGTTATGCCGTCGGCTATACCGGCAAGTCGTGGAGCCCGGGCAACTGGGAGATCACGGGACGAAGCCGTAACCCTGGTGGTCCCGAGTTCAACGACATCAAGCTGGATCCAAAGCCATATACAGGACTCTTCGATTCCGACTACACGCGCAACTTCCAGGCCTTCCTGGAACAGAAGTCGCCCGACCAGCCGTTTGCATTTGTCTACGGTGCCAAGGAACCCCATGGCCCCTACGAGAAAGGATCCGGGCTGCGCGCCGGGTACACGACAGACGGCCTGACCCTGACCGAGAATTTCGAAGACAAGTCGGAGGAAGTGAAGCGCGACCTGCTGGACTACTTCCTGGAGATCGAATGGTTCGATACGCACCTGGGACAGATGATCGACATCCTCCATGAGCGTGGCGAATTCGAAAACACGCTCGTTCTCGTCACCGGCGACAACGGCTCACCGGTTCCCGGTGGCAAGGGTGATCTTTACGACCTTGGCGTTCACGTGCCGCTGGTCGCTACCTGGCCGGCGAAGATCAAGCCGGATCGTGTAGTCGACGACCTGGTCAGCCAGATCGACTTCGCGCCCACGTTCCTCGAGATGGCGGGCGTCGAAGTGCCGGCGGCCGTGACCGGCAGAAGCTTCCTCGACCTGTTACTTGCCGATGATAACGGACGGCTCGATCCGTCCAGGGAATACGTACTGGCCGGCCAGGAGAAAGGCGGACACCAGCGGAATGATCACCTCGGGTATCCGATGCGCTCAATCCGCACGCATGACTACCTCTACATTCGGAACTTCCGGCCGGAACGGTGGCCCCGGGGTAACGCGCCGAAACCCGGACAGGAAACGCAGTTGGATCGATGGCGAGTAAGGCGTCCCGCCGAGGAGCTTTACAAAGTCAGTGAAGACCTGTTCTGCCTCAACAACCTTGCCGAGGATGCAACCCATGCCGATGCACTCGCGGAACTTCGAGACGCGCTGGAACAGAACCTGCGAGCACAGAACGATCCCCGCGTGCTGGGCTACGGCGACATTTACGAGAGCTTCCCGCGGTACATGTCGTTCAAACCCGAGTTGCAGGGATTCAAGGAACGCGGCGAGTACAACCCGGACTATCTCATGGAGATTCCGCCGGAGATTTTCGTCAGTGAGTTGTATTACCAGGCGCTGGCCAGAAAAAATGAACAGCCGCGCTAA